Part of the Meiothermus cerbereus DSM 11376 genome, GCGACGTGCTGCGGATCTACGGCGAAGCCAAAAAGGAGGAAGAGAAGAAAGAGCGCAACTACCACCTGCGCGAACACCGCTACACCCGCTTTGAGCGCTCGGTAATGCTACCCAGCGAGGTGCTGACGGATAAGGCCGAGGCGGTCTTTGAAAACGGGGTGCTCACCCTTACCCTGCCCAAGAGCGAGGTCGCCCAAGCCAAGGCCATCCCGATCAAGACCCCCGCGAAGGTATAGGGAGGAGGTATGACGGCACAAAGAATTGACCTTTTCATGGGCCTGGTGTTTGCCTTGCTGGCCGTTCTCGGGTTGTTCTTTGCTCCCAGCGGGCTGATCCTGGGGCTTATTCCCAGCAACACCAGCCTGGCCATCGTGTACCTGATTACCGCGGTAGCCCTGCTATACGGCTACTTTACCGGTGATCGGCTGGCCCACATGATGGCTGCTGTGATTGGTCTGGTCTATGCGGCCCTGGCCATCATCGGGTTCTTCAGCAGCAGCTTCCTGGGCCTGCCCACGGGCGGCTGGAACACCGTGGTGAACCTGATTGCTGCTGTGGTGCTGATCTACGACTGGCTGGGCACACCCAGAACCGCTTCCTGAGCCAGCAAGGCGTCTCAAACGGGGCGAAACCAAGCTCGCCCCGTTTGTTTTTTGCTAGAAATCACACTGTATTCATTTTGTTCAGCATTTACTAAACTTACAAAATCTACTAAACTTCAAGCATGTCCGACCGCCTGCACCAGTTCGTGGAGGAGTTTGCCCTGGCCTATGAAGCCGCCGGCATTCCTCGCACAGCGGGGCGCATTCTGGGCTGGCTAATGGTCTGCGACCCACCCGAGCAAACCGCCTCGCAGTTGGTCGAGGCCCTGGGAAGCAGCAAGGCCTCCATCAGCACCATGACCCGGCTCCTGGTGCAGATGCATCTGATTGAGCGGGTGCCCAGGCGGGGCTCGAGGCAAGACTACTTCCGCATCCGGCCTGGCACCTGGAGCGAGCGGGTCAAAAACGGCCTGGCCGGTCTGAGCCTCTACAAAAGCCTGGCCGAGAAAGGGTTGCGGCTCCTGGAAAACGCCCCACCCCAGCGCAGCGAACGGCTGCAGGAGATGCGGGAGCTATACGCTTTTTTTGAAGAGGAACTGCAGGGGCTGTTTGAGCGCTACGAACGCAAGCAGCGTAAGCGGAAAGGCTGAGCGGAGGCACAAATGCTTAAAAGCTCGAGCACACTACTCAGGCTGGCCTGGCGCAACCTCTGGCGGCATCGGCGGCGCACCCTGCTGCTGCTGCTGGTAGTCGCCTATGCCACCCTCACCATCGTCTTGTTCTGGGGCATCAACGATGGGTTTATCCAGTCCATCCTGTACGGAAACGCGCGCTACCTGGGTGCGCCGGTGCTCATCACCACGCCCGCATATTTTCAGGACCCCGACCCCGAACAGGGGTTGCCCAGCCTGGGTTTTTTGTCTCAGGTAGAAACCCAGCCGGGGGTGCGGGCCGCAGCCCCACGTCTGGAATTTCCCGGCCTGGTTCGCTCGGCCTACGCTGCCGAAGCAGTGCGGGTTCGGGGTGTCGAACCGGCCCTCGAGGCCAGGGTAAGCCGCATCCCCAGCGCCATTGTCCAAGGTCGCATGCTGGAGAAGCCGGGCGAGGTGGTGCTGGGACAACAACTGGCCGAGCGCCTGGATGTGCGGCTGGGTGAACGGGTGGTGCTCGATACCTCGGCGCTGGCTGGGCCGCAGGCCCTGGGTTTGCAGGTGGTGGGGCTGGTGAGGTCGGGGGTGGCCCCAGTGGACCGCGGCGCGGTGCTGGTGCACCTGGGCGACGCCCGTCGGCTTACCGGGCTTGCAACCGCCACAGCCGTGGCCCTGGACGTGCCGCGCGGGCAGGAGTCTCGCCTGGCCCGGGCCCTCAACCTCGAGCTACCCCCCGGCCTGCGGGCCTACGACCTCAGCCAGTTGCTGGGTGGCCTGGCCGAGGCCCTGCAAACCCGGCAAGGCTCGGTATTTTTGATTGGGTTGCTGTTTTCGCTGTTTGCTGCGCTGGCCGTAACCAGCACGGTGCTGGTAAGCGTGCTCGAGCGCACCCGCGAGTTCGGCATCATGGAGGCCATCGGAATGAGCCCTCAGCGCCTGGCCCAGGTGGTCACGCTCGAAACGATCCTAGCCACTGCCCTCGGCTGGGGGGCAGGGCTGGTACTGGGCTATGCCCTTAACTACTGGATGGCTGTCCAGAACGTGCTAGGGCCCGTCTTTGCCAGCTATGGCGCCGCCTGGGAAATCCTGGGCACCGGCAGCGAAATCTACACAGCCCAAAGCCCCTGGTATGCCCTTTTTGCAGCCATAACCATCGTGCTGGCTGCGCTTTTTTCGATCCTGATTCCGGCCCGGCGGGTGCTGGCGCTCAACCCCGCCGAGGCCATGCGAACAGAGTAATCCGGAGGAAGCATGAACCTACGACTTTTGCTGCTCTTGGGCCTGCTCTGCCTGGGGCCTGCAGGTGCAGCCACCGACCCCCAGGCCGTGCTCAAGGCCATTGTGGACAACCAGCGCGGGGGAAGCCTGCGGGCAACCCTGACCCTGAGCATAACCCGCCCAGAGCGGCAGACCCAGTTTGTCCTCGAGGTGGTCTCGGACGGCAACGAGCGGGCCATCATCTGGGTCAAGGCCCCGCCCAGAGAAGCCGGGCAGGCTTTTTTGCGGGTGGGGGACAACATTCAGCTTTACAACCCCAGCCTCAAGCGGGTGCTGCGGCTCCCCCCCAGCGGGCGCAGCGACAGCTTCCTGGGCTCCGACCTTTCCTATAGCGACCTGGCCGGGCGCGACCTCGAGCAAGACTTCATCCCCCGGGTTGAGACTGAAAGCGACAGCAGCATCACCCTGGAACTCATCCCCAAACCCCAGGCCCCCACCCCCTACGGCAAGCTGGTGTTGCTGGCCAGCAAACCCGGCTTTGTCCCGCGCGAGGTGCGCTACTACGACCAGCGCGGCCAGGCGGTGCGAAAAATAACCTTTGCCCAGTTTGCCCAGGTGGGTGGGCAGAGCTTCCCCACCCAGACCACCGTGGAGGATTTGCTGCGTCCAGGCCACCGCACCCAGGTGGTTTACAGCAACTACCGCTTTGGAATTGCTGTACCCGAAAGCTGCTTCTCGGTGCGGGCGCTGGAGGCCGGCTGCTAGCCCAGCAGAAATGAGGATGTCCATGTTTAACCTCTTTAGCCTTTCCTGGCGCAACATCTGGCGACACCGCGGGCGCAGCCTGATGACGGCAGGGGCAGTAGGCCTGGCCGTGTTTTTCACCCTGCTATATCTGAGCTTTCTGGGGGCCATGGAAAACGGCATCTACAATAACCTCACCGCCTCGGTAGGACACCTGCAGGTGCGGGTGGAAGGCTACCGCGAAAAGCGTGAGTTTCGCGACCGGCTCATTCCGGGTGCAACCCGGGTAGAAAGCCAGCTTGCCACCCAGACGCAGGCCCAGCGGGTGGTGGCCCTGGAAATCCCTGCCCTGCTAGCAGGCGAGACCCGCTCTCGAGGGGTCTTGTTGATTGGCGACCGGCGTCCTCCTCCGCTGCGCGAACGCTTCATAAAGCAACACCTGGTCGAAGGGGATTTGCCACAGGAGGGCGACCTCGAGGGCATTGCCCTGGGAGAGGCACTGGCCAGGGCCCTCAAGGTAGAGCTGGGCCAGCCGTTGTATGTGTATGCGCCGGGGACGGAAGGACGGGGTGCAGGGGTCTACAAGCTGGTGGGGTTGCTGCGCTTCCCCGACCCCGCCGCCGAAGCCCGCAGCGCTTACCTCTCGCTGGCCGCCGCCCAGGAGCTGGCCGCACCCGGCAGCGCTACCCGCATCGAGCTACACTTTCCTTTTACCCGCTATGCCCAGGATGCTCAGCTCGGCGTCCTACAAACGCAGTTGGCCCAGAGCCTTGGGCCTGGCCTGAGCCTGGAAAGCTGGAAGGAGGCCAGTCCGGCCATCGCGCAGGTGTTCGACCTGCTGACCCCCCTGGTTCTGATTTTCGCGGCTATTTTTTTCGGGCTGGCGGGGCTTCTGGTGCTCAACACCATCTACCTGGGCCTGCTCGAGCGCACCCGCGAGCTGGGGGTGATGGTGGCGCTGGGCGCCGGGCCTGCCCAGGTAACCCGCATGGTCGTGCTGGAAAGCCTGTTGCTCTGCCTAAGCGGGGCCCTGGTGGGTGCAGCGCTGGGCCTACTTACAGTGGCGGCCCTGTCCGAAGGCCTTTCACTAAAGGCGCTGTTTGGCGAGGCAATTGGGGCCTTTGGCTTGCCCGAGGTGCTTTATTTGAGCCTGCGCACCCAGGACGCGCTGGTTACCGTGGTCTACACCCTGGCCACCGGCCTGCTGGCAGCCTGGTGGCCGGCCAGGGTAGCGGCCCGACTCGAGCCCGTCGAGGCCATGCGTTTTACGGCTTGAACAGAGGTGAGGCATGAAGCCCGTTTTACAAGTCAATAGTCTGAGCAAAATCTACCGGGTAGGCTCCATCGAGACCCCCGCCTTGCGGGAAGTGAACTTGTCGGTACATTCGGGAGAGTTTGTCGCGCTGGCCGGGCCCTCCGGCAGTGGCAAGAG contains:
- a CDS encoding DUF4383 domain-containing protein, which encodes MTAQRIDLFMGLVFALLAVLGLFFAPSGLILGLIPSNTSLAIVYLITAVALLYGYFTGDRLAHMMAAVIGLVYAALAIIGFFSSSFLGLPTGGWNTVVNLIAAVVLIYDWLGTPRTAS
- a CDS encoding GbsR/MarR family transcriptional regulator, which produces MSDRLHQFVEEFALAYEAAGIPRTAGRILGWLMVCDPPEQTASQLVEALGSSKASISTMTRLLVQMHLIERVPRRGSRQDYFRIRPGTWSERVKNGLAGLSLYKSLAEKGLRLLENAPPQRSERLQEMRELYAFFEEELQGLFERYERKQRKRKG
- a CDS encoding ABC transporter permease; this translates as MLKSSSTLLRLAWRNLWRHRRRTLLLLLVVAYATLTIVLFWGINDGFIQSILYGNARYLGAPVLITTPAYFQDPDPEQGLPSLGFLSQVETQPGVRAAAPRLEFPGLVRSAYAAEAVRVRGVEPALEARVSRIPSAIVQGRMLEKPGEVVLGQQLAERLDVRLGERVVLDTSALAGPQALGLQVVGLVRSGVAPVDRGAVLVHLGDARRLTGLATATAVALDVPRGQESRLARALNLELPPGLRAYDLSQLLGGLAEALQTRQGSVFLIGLLFSLFAALAVTSTVLVSVLERTREFGIMEAIGMSPQRLAQVVTLETILATALGWGAGLVLGYALNYWMAVQNVLGPVFASYGAAWEILGTGSEIYTAQSPWYALFAAITIVLAALFSILIPARRVLALNPAEAMRTE
- a CDS encoding outer membrane lipoprotein-sorting protein; translation: MNLRLLLLLGLLCLGPAGAATDPQAVLKAIVDNQRGGSLRATLTLSITRPERQTQFVLEVVSDGNERAIIWVKAPPREAGQAFLRVGDNIQLYNPSLKRVLRLPPSGRSDSFLGSDLSYSDLAGRDLEQDFIPRVETESDSSITLELIPKPQAPTPYGKLVLLASKPGFVPREVRYYDQRGQAVRKITFAQFAQVGGQSFPTQTTVEDLLRPGHRTQVVYSNYRFGIAVPESCFSVRALEAGC
- a CDS encoding ABC transporter permease; the protein is MFNLFSLSWRNIWRHRGRSLMTAGAVGLAVFFTLLYLSFLGAMENGIYNNLTASVGHLQVRVEGYREKREFRDRLIPGATRVESQLATQTQAQRVVALEIPALLAGETRSRGVLLIGDRRPPPLRERFIKQHLVEGDLPQEGDLEGIALGEALARALKVELGQPLYVYAPGTEGRGAGVYKLVGLLRFPDPAAEARSAYLSLAAAQELAAPGSATRIELHFPFTRYAQDAQLGVLQTQLAQSLGPGLSLESWKEASPAIAQVFDLLTPLVLIFAAIFFGLAGLLVLNTIYLGLLERTRELGVMVALGAGPAQVTRMVVLESLLLCLSGALVGAALGLLTVAALSEGLSLKALFGEAIGAFGLPEVLYLSLRTQDALVTVVYTLATGLLAAWWPARVAARLEPVEAMRFTA